Proteins encoded together in one Anguilla anguilla isolate fAngAng1 chromosome 9, fAngAng1.pri, whole genome shotgun sequence window:
- the mogat3b gene encoding 2-acylglycerol O-acyltransferase 3b isoform X1 translates to MGLIKQAAEMARETKQCTEFVQKLSVLQWVLTFLFMGVACTVLMVYLLFTSLWLFPVLYTIWMLIDWNTPERGGRQVEWVKNWAVWTHLRNYFPVKIVKTAELSPNRNYILGSHPHGIMCAGAFTSFCTGCSGFSQAFPGMRPTLAILAGLFKMPLYREYLMSAGMCPVSRPSLEFLLSGNGTGNVVVIVIGGAAESLACFPGMNTVVMRQRKGFVRLALECGADLVPVYSFGENELFKQVVFPEGSVMRVLQTAFKKVMGFAPCLFIGQSWGLVPYSVPVTTVVGSPISVPQVSRPSEEMVDHYHSLYMEALTQLFHAHKTSCGLSDTHQLQII, encoded by the exons ATGGGGCTCATAAAGCAG GCTGCTGAGATGGCGCGGGAGACGAAGCAGTGCACGGAGTTCGTGCAGAAGCTCAGCGTGCTGCAGTGGGTCCTCACCTTCCTGTTCATGG GTGTGGCCTGTACTGTGTTGATGGTATATCTGCTGTTCACCTCTCTGTGGCTCTTCCCCGTGCTCTACACCATCTGGATGCTGATTGACTGGAACACTCCTGAGAGAG ggggcaggcAGGTTGAGTGGGTGAAGAACTGGGCTGTGTGGACACACCTCAGAAATTACTTTCCTGTGAAG attgtGAAGACGGCCGAGCTGAGCCCCAACAGGAACTACATCCTGGGCTCACACCCCCACGGGATCATGTGTGCAGGGGCCTTTACCTCCTTCTGCACCGGCTGTTCCGGATTCTCCCAGGCATTCCCGGGAATGCGCCCTACCCTCGCCATCCTGGCCGGGCTCTTCAAAATGCCCCTGTACCGGGAGTACCTCATGAGCGCAg GCATGTGTCCGGTGAGCAGGCCCAGTCTGGAGTTCCTTCTCTCGGGGAACGGTACGGGCAACGTGGTGGTGATTGTGATAGGGGGCGCTGCTGAGTCTCTGGCTTGCTTTCCGGGGATGAACACCGTGGTCATGAGACAGAGGAAGGGCTTTGTGCGGCTGGCCCTGGAGTgcgg GGCTGACCTGGTGCCAGTGTACTCTTTCGGGGAGAACGAGCTGTTTAAGCAGGTGGTGTTCCCGGAGGGCAGTGTGATGCGCGTGCTGCAGACCGCCTTTAAGAAGGTCATGGGGTTCGCTCCCTGCCTGTTCATTGGCCAGAGCTGGGGCCTGGTGCCGTACAGCGTCCCCGTCACCACCGTCG tggggAGCCCCATTTCCGTGCCCCAGGTCTCCCGCCCCTCAGAGGAGATGGTGGATCACTACCACAGCCTGTACATGGAGGCGCTGACTCAGCTCTTTCACGCGCACAAGACCAGCTGCGGCCTGTCTGACACCCACCAGCTCCAAATCATCTAG
- the mogat3b gene encoding 2-acylglycerol O-acyltransferase 3b isoform X2, whose amino-acid sequence MARETKQCTEFVQKLSVLQWVLTFLFMGVACTVLMVYLLFTSLWLFPVLYTIWMLIDWNTPERGGRQVEWVKNWAVWTHLRNYFPVKIVKTAELSPNRNYILGSHPHGIMCAGAFTSFCTGCSGFSQAFPGMRPTLAILAGLFKMPLYREYLMSAGMCPVSRPSLEFLLSGNGTGNVVVIVIGGAAESLACFPGMNTVVMRQRKGFVRLALECGADLVPVYSFGENELFKQVVFPEGSVMRVLQTAFKKVMGFAPCLFIGQSWGLVPYSVPVTTVVGSPISVPQVSRPSEEMVDHYHSLYMEALTQLFHAHKTSCGLSDTHQLQII is encoded by the exons ATGGCGCGGGAGACGAAGCAGTGCACGGAGTTCGTGCAGAAGCTCAGCGTGCTGCAGTGGGTCCTCACCTTCCTGTTCATGG GTGTGGCCTGTACTGTGTTGATGGTATATCTGCTGTTCACCTCTCTGTGGCTCTTCCCCGTGCTCTACACCATCTGGATGCTGATTGACTGGAACACTCCTGAGAGAG ggggcaggcAGGTTGAGTGGGTGAAGAACTGGGCTGTGTGGACACACCTCAGAAATTACTTTCCTGTGAAG attgtGAAGACGGCCGAGCTGAGCCCCAACAGGAACTACATCCTGGGCTCACACCCCCACGGGATCATGTGTGCAGGGGCCTTTACCTCCTTCTGCACCGGCTGTTCCGGATTCTCCCAGGCATTCCCGGGAATGCGCCCTACCCTCGCCATCCTGGCCGGGCTCTTCAAAATGCCCCTGTACCGGGAGTACCTCATGAGCGCAg GCATGTGTCCGGTGAGCAGGCCCAGTCTGGAGTTCCTTCTCTCGGGGAACGGTACGGGCAACGTGGTGGTGATTGTGATAGGGGGCGCTGCTGAGTCTCTGGCTTGCTTTCCGGGGATGAACACCGTGGTCATGAGACAGAGGAAGGGCTTTGTGCGGCTGGCCCTGGAGTgcgg GGCTGACCTGGTGCCAGTGTACTCTTTCGGGGAGAACGAGCTGTTTAAGCAGGTGGTGTTCCCGGAGGGCAGTGTGATGCGCGTGCTGCAGACCGCCTTTAAGAAGGTCATGGGGTTCGCTCCCTGCCTGTTCATTGGCCAGAGCTGGGGCCTGGTGCCGTACAGCGTCCCCGTCACCACCGTCG tggggAGCCCCATTTCCGTGCCCCAGGTCTCCCGCCCCTCAGAGGAGATGGTGGATCACTACCACAGCCTGTACATGGAGGCGCTGACTCAGCTCTTTCACGCGCACAAGACCAGCTGCGGCCTGTCTGACACCCACCAGCTCCAAATCATCTAG
- the znhit1 gene encoding zinc finger HIT domain-containing protein 1: protein MVEKKIAVRSQDANQRRVLDRATRQRRLTRQLDALEKDNFQDDPHASLPQLAKRLPQFDESNESGKKRKKTRGDHFKQRFRKNFQALLEEENLSVSEGPNYLTACAEPSKLPQRHFCAVCGFPSNYTCVSCGARYCCVRCLGTHHETRCLKWTV from the exons atggttgaaaagaaaatagcaG TGCGTTCCCAAGATGCGAATCAGCGCCGGGTCCTGGACCGCGCCACCCGCCAGCGTCGCCTCACCCGGCAGCTCGACGCTCTAGAGAAGGACAACTTCCAGGACGATCCGCACGCCAGTCTGCCGCAGCTTGCAAAGAGGCTACCGCAGTTCGACGAAAGCAACGAGTCGG gtaaaaaaaggaaaaaaacgaGAGGGGACCACTTCAAGCAGAGATTCCGGAAGAACTTCCAGGCCCTGCTGGAGGAAGAG AACCTGAGTGTGAGCGAGGGGCCTAACTACCTGACTGCGTGTGCCGAGCCCTCCAAGCTTCCGCAGCGTCACTTCTGCGCAGTGTGCGGCTTCCCCTCCAACTACACCTGCGTGTCCTGTGGAGCGCGCTACTGCTGCGTGCGCTGCCTGGGCACCCACCACGagaccag GTGCCTGAAATGGACAGTGTGA
- the srrt gene encoding serrate RNA effector molecule homolog, protein MGDSDDEYDRRRRDKFRRERSDYDRSREREDRRRDDWNDRRPSAREWDRGRERRSRGEYRDYERGRRERFSPPRHDMSPQQKRMRRDWDDHGGDPYHGGYDLPYGGGGGPSYAPPQPWGHPDLHLMPQHHGIPIQARLGNIHDMDLGPPPPVMKTFKEFLLSLDDSVDETEAVKRYNEYKMDFRRQQMQDFFLAHKDEEWFRSKYHPDEAGRRKMEAHAALQNRLGVFLFLMENGWFEPVSLDIERAPAIIKILDAAVIKMEGGTDHDLRILEQPTEEEEEERERERAGPVGAGPEPPKREEPRPGEGERGRPPADKEEKEKGEGGASSVEEKEKGVSEAAEGEEGEKEKVPEKEELPEPKKLSKKRKRKHSADSEDEVSASESESDSDSDSHASDKPAEREREEGEDKEEEEEEEEGEADVKDRKEEKPKEREKEREEKKPKEELPPRPRPLHRTCSLFMRSIAPSISKAEIIALCRRYPGFLRVALSDPQPERRFFRRCWVTFDRSVNIKEICWNLQNIRLRDCELAPGVNRDLARRVRNVNGITQHKQVLRNDIKLAAKLIHALDEREQLWSHKQRGETAGLELPAQNPILKNITDYLIEEVSAEEEELMGGTGGAEPEENNKEGNPAEITVERDDKLVKVLDRLLLYLRIVHSIDYYNTCEYPSEDEMPNRCGIIHVRGPIPPNRITHGEVAEWQKTFEEKLTPLFSVKETLSEEEAGKMGRKDPEQEVEKFVSANTQELGKDKWLCPLSGKKFKGPEFVRKHILNKHGDKIEEVKKEVVFFNNFLMDAKRPALPEIKPPPPPGPGQGVLAPGLPFPPQPPQGLLGFAQPRPPVLGYGGGPPYPPNQYGGGRGNYDNFRGQGGYPGKPRNRMIRGDPRNIIEYRDLDAPEDVDFF, encoded by the exons ATGGGAGACAGCGACGACGAGTACGACCGTCGGCGGAGGGACAAGTTCCGCAGGGAGAGGAGTGACTACGACCGCTCCCGGGAGAGGGAGGACCGGCGGCGGGACGACTGGAATGACCG GCGCCCTTCGGCGAGAGAGTGGGACCGCGGCCGTGAGAGGCGGAGCCGGGGGGAGTACCGCGATTATGAGCGAGGCCGCCGCGAGCGGTTCTCCCCGCCCAGACACGACATGAGTCCCCAGCAGAAACGCATGAGGAGAGACTG ggatgACCATGGAGGCGATCCTTACCATGGGGGGTATGACCTGCCGTACGGTGGAGGAGGGGGTCCCAGCTACGCCCCCCCGCAGCCCTGGGGTCACCCGGACCTGCACCTCATGCCTCAGCACCACGGCATCCCCATACAGGCCAG actgggTAACATCCACGACATGGACCTGGGCCCGCCCCCGCCGGTGATGAAGACCTTTAAGGAGTTCCTGCTGTCGCTGGACGACTCCGTGGACGAGACGGAGGCGGTCAAGCGCTACAACGAGTACAAGATGGACTTCCGCCGCCAGCAGATGCAGGACTTCTTCCTGGCCCACAAGGACGAGGAGTG GTTCCGGTCGAAGTACCACCCGGACGAGGCAGGTCGGAGGAAGATGGAGGCCCACGCCGCGCTGCAGAACCGGCTGGgcgtcttcctcttcctcatggAGAACGGCTGGTTCGAACCCGTGTCCCTGGACATCGAGCGCGCTCCCGCCATCATCAAGATCCTGGATGCAG cggtGATAAAGATGGAGGGCGGGACGGATCATGACCTGCGGATCCTGGAACAGCccacagaggaggaagaggaggagcgagagagggagagggcggggcccgTGGGGGCGGGTCCTGAACCCCCAAAGAGGGAGGAGCCCCGTCccggagagggggagcgaggaaGACCTCCCGCAGacaaagaggagaaagaaaag ggggagggtggtgccagcagtgtggaggagaaagagaagggtgTGAGTGAAGCagctgagggggaggagggagagaaggagaaagttCCAGAAAAGGAAGAGCTTCCTGAGCCAAAGaag TTGAgtaagaagaggaagaggaagcacagCGCGGACAGCGAAGATGAGGTCAGCGCCTCGGAGAGCGAGTCTGACTCCGACTCCGACTCCCATGCCTCCGACAAgccggcggagagagagagggaggagggcgaggacaaagaggaggaggaggaggaagaggaaggggaag CGGACGTGAAAGACAGAAAGGAGGAGAAGccgaaggagagggagaaagagagggaggagaagaagccGAAGGAGGAGCTTCcgcctcggccccgcccactccacaGGACCTGCTCTCTGTTCATGAGGAGCATCGCGCCCAGCATCTCCAAAGCAGAGATCATCGCT CTGTGCCGGCGCTACCCAGGGTTCCTGCGGGTGGCCCTGTCTGACCCCCAGCCTGAGCGCAG GTTCTTCAGACGCTGCTGGGTCACCTTCGATCGCAGTGTGAACATCAAGGAGATCTGCTGGAACCTGCAGAACATCCgg CTGCGGGACTGTGAGCTGGCCCCCGGGGTGAACCGGGACCTGGCGCGGCGGGTGCGCAATGTGAACGGGATCACGCAGCACAAGCAGGTCCTGCGCAACGACATCAAGCTGGCCGCCAAACTCATCCACGCGCTGGACGAGCGCGAGCAGCTGTGGAGCCACAAGCAGCGCGGGGAGACGGCGGGGCTGGAG ctcccAGCTCAGAACCCCATCCTGAAGAACATAACTGATTACCTCATCGAGGAGGTGAgcgctgaggaggaggagcttaTGGGAGGCAccggaggggcggagccagaggaGAACAACAAGGAGGGAAACCCAGCGGAGATCACTGTGGAGCGGGACGACAAGCTGGTCAAG GTGCTGGACCGGCTGCTTCTGTACCTGCGTATCGTCCACTCCATCGACTACTACAACACCTGCGAGTACCCCAGCGAGGACGAGATGCCCAACCGCTGCGGAATCATCCACGTGCGAGGGCCTATACCCCCCAACCGCATCACCCACGGAGAGG TGGCGGAATGGCAGAAGACCTTTGAGGAGAAGCTGACGCCGCTCTTCAGCGTGAAGGAGACGCTGTCGGAAGAGGAGGCGGGTAAGATGGGCCGCAAGGACCccgaacaggaagtggagaagTTTGTGTCGGCGAACACGCAAGAGCTCGGCAAGGACAAGTGGCTCTGTCCGCTCAGCGGGAAGAAGTTCAAG GGCCCAGAGTTTGTGCGCAAACACATCCTAAACAAGCACGGCGATAAGATCGAGGAGGTCAAGAAGGAGGTTGTCTTCTTCAACAACTTCCTGATGGACGCCAAGAGGCCTGCACTCCCCGAAATCAAGCCCCCGCCACCCCCGGGCCCAGGCCAGG gAGTGCTGGCCCCAGGGTTACCcttccctccccagcccccccagggGCTGCTAGGATTcgcacagccccgcccaccagtcCTCGGGTACGGAG gAGGCCCTCCCTACCCTCCTAACCAATATGGAGGTGGCAGGGGTAACTATGACAACTTCCGTGGTCAGGGAGGCTATCCTGGCAAGCCGCGAAACAG AATGATCCGTGGAGACCCTCGTAACATCATCGAATATCGCGACTTGGACGCTCCCGAAGATGTCGACttcttttaa